A single window of Kitasatospora sp. HUAS MG31 DNA harbors:
- the rsmI gene encoding 16S rRNA (cytidine(1402)-2'-O)-methyltransferase — MTGVLVLAGTPIGDVADAPPRLLTELASADVIAAEDTRRLRRLTQALGVVPTGRVVSYFEGNEVARTPELVEALLGGARVLLVTDAGMPSVSDPGYRLVDAAVAAEVRVTAVPGPSAVLTALALSGLPVDRFTFEGFLPRKAGDRARQLAEVAAEPRTMVFFEAPHRIAEALTAMAEAFGADRPAAVCRELTKTYEEVKRGPIGELATWAAAGVKGEITVVVAGAPPAAPEQLTPAELARRVAVREEAGERRKEAIAAVAAELGLPKREVFDAVVAAKNSP, encoded by the coding sequence GTGACAGGAGTACTCGTTCTCGCAGGCACCCCCATCGGCGACGTCGCGGACGCGCCGCCCCGGCTGCTCACCGAGCTGGCCTCGGCCGACGTGATCGCCGCCGAGGACACCCGCCGGCTGCGCCGGCTCACCCAGGCGCTCGGGGTGGTGCCGACCGGCCGGGTCGTCTCGTACTTCGAGGGCAACGAGGTGGCCCGCACCCCCGAGCTGGTCGAGGCGCTGCTCGGCGGCGCCCGGGTGCTGCTGGTCACCGACGCCGGCATGCCCTCGGTCTCCGACCCCGGCTACCGGCTGGTCGACGCGGCCGTCGCGGCGGAGGTCAGGGTCACCGCCGTCCCCGGCCCGTCCGCGGTGCTCACCGCGCTCGCGCTGTCCGGACTGCCGGTGGACCGGTTCACCTTCGAGGGCTTCCTGCCGCGCAAGGCCGGCGACCGGGCCCGGCAGCTGGCCGAGGTCGCCGCCGAGCCGCGCACCATGGTGTTCTTCGAGGCGCCGCACCGGATCGCCGAGGCGCTCACCGCGATGGCCGAGGCCTTCGGCGCCGACCGCCCGGCCGCGGTCTGCCGCGAGCTGACCAAGACCTACGAGGAGGTCAAGCGCGGCCCGATCGGCGAGCTGGCCACCTGGGCGGCCGCCGGGGTCAAGGGCGAGATCACCGTGGTGGTGGCCGGCGCCCCGCCGGCCGCGCCCGAGCAGCTCACCCCGGCCGAGCTGGCCCGCCGGGTGGCCGTCCGGGAGGAGGCGGGGGAGCGCCGCAAGGAGGCCATCGCCGCCGTCGCGGCCGAGCTCGGCCTGCCCAAGCGCGAGGTGTTCGACGCCGTGGTGGCCGCCAAGAACAGCCCGTGA
- a CDS encoding 4-(cytidine 5'-diphospho)-2-C-methyl-D-erythritol kinase: MITVRVPAKVNVQLGVGGLRADGFHDLANVFFAVALADEVTATPGEGVTLSCTGPDAASVPLDATNLAARAARLLAAHHGLADPGVHLHIAKAIPVAGGMAGGSADGAAALVACDALWGLDTPLETLLELAAELGSDVPFALLGGVALGRGRGEILEPLPVAGPFHWVFAVADGGLSTPAVFRECDRLREEAGTGSSDREVPTPDADPALLAALADGDPVALAAALANDLQAAALSLRPALADTLRAGTGAGALAALVSGSGPTCAFLTKDAESAAAVAEALIASGTCRTAHATHGPVPGAAVLAG; the protein is encoded by the coding sequence ATGATCACCGTCCGCGTTCCCGCCAAGGTCAACGTCCAGCTCGGGGTGGGCGGGCTGCGGGCCGACGGCTTCCACGACCTGGCCAACGTCTTCTTCGCGGTGGCCCTCGCCGACGAGGTGACCGCCACCCCGGGCGAGGGGGTCACCCTCTCCTGCACCGGTCCGGACGCCGCCTCCGTCCCGCTGGACGCCACCAACCTGGCCGCCCGGGCGGCCCGGCTGCTGGCCGCGCACCACGGCCTCGCCGACCCCGGCGTCCACCTGCACATCGCCAAGGCGATCCCGGTGGCCGGCGGGATGGCGGGCGGCAGTGCCGACGGCGCGGCGGCCCTGGTGGCCTGCGACGCGCTCTGGGGTCTGGACACCCCGCTGGAGACCCTGCTGGAGCTGGCCGCCGAGCTGGGCTCCGACGTGCCGTTCGCCCTGCTGGGCGGGGTGGCGCTGGGCCGTGGCCGGGGCGAGATCCTTGAGCCGCTGCCGGTGGCGGGCCCCTTCCACTGGGTGTTCGCGGTCGCCGACGGCGGCCTCTCCACCCCGGCCGTGTTCCGCGAGTGCGACCGGCTCCGCGAGGAGGCCGGCACCGGCTCCTCGGACCGCGAGGTGCCCACCCCGGACGCCGACCCCGCGCTGCTCGCCGCCCTCGCCGACGGCGACCCGGTGGCCCTCGCCGCCGCGCTCGCCAACGACCTCCAGGCCGCCGCCCTCTCGCTGCGACCCGCGCTCGCCGACACCCTGCGGGCCGGTACCGGGGCCGGCGCGCTCGCGGCCCTGGTCTCCGGCTCCGGCCCGACCTGCGCCTTCCTGACGAAGGACGCCGAGTCGGCGGCGGCGGTGGCCGAGGCGCTGATCGCCTCCGGCACCTGCCGGACCGCGCACGCCACCCACGGGCCGGTCCCGGGCGCGGCGGTGCTCGCGGGCTGA
- the metG gene encoding methionine--tRNA ligase, whose protein sequence is MAATEDHSTTEAQRSAYYVTTPIYYVNDRPHLGHAYTTVAGDVLTRWHRQRGEKVWYLTGTDEHGQKILRTAEANGVTPQEWCDKLVEEAWKPLWQHLNIANDDFIRTTQKRHTDRVQEFVQDLHDKGEIYKGGYSGPYCVGCEEYKLPGELLPGATEDEKLCPIHKRPVEWLEEENYFFRLSAYGPKLLEFYAANPDFIQPATARNEVLRFVEQGLQDLSISRSTFNWGVPLPWDEKHVLYVWVDALQNYITAAGYGSDPARFAELWPASVHLVGKDILRFHAVIWPAMLMAAGLPLPKRVVANGWLMVGGEKMSKSNLTGIAPTDLTSHFGVDAYRYYFLRAIPFGTDGSFSWEDFTARYTSELANDFGNLASRVAAMVGKYFDGALPAATAAGAAEQTVAEGLAKAAETADRKIGEELDFAGGIAAVFEFIKLVNGYLTEQEPWKVAKDTSEEGQARLATVLYTAAEALRATAVLLNPLMPTAAAKLWDSLGAEASLGALADQTIGTVADWGRLPAGSTVTKGDILFPRLEEKPAS, encoded by the coding sequence ATGGCGGCCACTGAAGACCACAGCACCACCGAGGCGCAGCGCTCGGCCTACTACGTCACCACCCCGATCTACTACGTGAACGACCGCCCGCACCTGGGCCACGCGTACACGACGGTGGCCGGCGACGTGCTCACCCGCTGGCACCGCCAGCGCGGCGAGAAGGTCTGGTACCTGACCGGGACCGACGAGCACGGCCAGAAGATCCTGCGGACCGCCGAGGCCAACGGCGTCACCCCGCAGGAGTGGTGCGACAAGCTGGTCGAGGAGGCGTGGAAGCCGCTCTGGCAGCACCTGAACATCGCCAACGACGACTTCATCCGCACCACCCAGAAGCGGCACACCGACCGCGTGCAGGAGTTCGTCCAGGACCTGCACGACAAGGGCGAGATCTACAAGGGCGGCTACTCCGGCCCGTACTGCGTCGGCTGCGAGGAGTACAAGCTCCCCGGTGAGCTGCTCCCCGGCGCGACCGAGGACGAGAAGCTCTGCCCGATCCACAAGCGCCCGGTCGAGTGGCTGGAGGAGGAGAACTACTTCTTCCGGCTCTCCGCGTACGGCCCGAAGCTGCTGGAGTTCTACGCCGCCAACCCGGACTTCATCCAGCCGGCCACGGCCCGCAACGAGGTGCTGCGCTTCGTCGAGCAGGGCCTGCAGGACCTCTCGATCTCCCGCTCCACCTTCAACTGGGGCGTCCCGCTGCCCTGGGACGAGAAGCACGTCCTGTACGTGTGGGTGGACGCGCTGCAGAACTACATCACCGCCGCCGGCTACGGCAGCGACCCGGCCCGGTTCGCCGAGCTGTGGCCCGCCTCGGTGCACCTGGTCGGCAAGGACATCCTCCGCTTCCACGCGGTGATCTGGCCCGCGATGCTGATGGCCGCCGGGCTGCCGCTGCCCAAGCGGGTCGTCGCCAACGGCTGGCTGATGGTCGGCGGCGAGAAGATGTCCAAGTCCAACCTGACCGGCATCGCGCCCACCGACCTGACCTCGCACTTCGGCGTGGACGCGTACCGCTACTACTTCCTGCGGGCCATCCCGTTCGGCACCGACGGCTCGTTCTCCTGGGAGGACTTCACCGCCCGGTACACCTCCGAGCTGGCCAACGACTTCGGCAACCTGGCCTCCCGGGTCGCCGCCATGGTCGGCAAGTACTTCGACGGGGCGCTGCCGGCCGCCACCGCCGCCGGCGCGGCCGAGCAGACCGTCGCCGAGGGCCTGGCCAAGGCCGCGGAGACCGCCGACCGCAAGATCGGCGAGGAGCTGGACTTCGCCGGCGGCATCGCCGCCGTGTTCGAGTTCATCAAGCTGGTCAACGGCTACCTCACCGAGCAGGAGCCGTGGAAGGTCGCCAAGGACACCTCCGAGGAGGGCCAGGCCCGCCTCGCGACCGTCCTCTACACCGCCGCCGAGGCGCTGCGGGCCACCGCCGTGCTGCTCAACCCGCTGATGCCGACCGCCGCGGCCAAGCTCTGGGACTCGCTGGGCGCCGAGGCCTCGCTGGGCGCGCTCGCCGACCAGACCATCGGCACCGTCGCCGACTGGGGCCGGCTGCCGGCCGGCTCCACCGTCACCAAGGGCGACATCCTGTTCCCCCGTCTGGAAGAGAAGCCCGCCTCCTGA
- a CDS encoding TatD family hydrolase, which produces MAKKDDDRSTPPPLPEPLAVSVADSHTHLDMQSGTPAEGLAKAASVGVTTVVQVGCDVRGSRWAAELAAEFEAVHAAVALHPNEAPRIFLGDPDGWSGQHRSPGGAKALDEALAEIDALAALPQVKAVGETGLDYFRTGPEGVDIQKESFRRHIEIAKRHGKALVIHDRDAHEDVIALLLEEGAPERTVFHCYSGDAAMAKVCAEHGWYLSFAGPVTYKANHALREALSATPLDRVLVETDAPFLTPHPFRGRPNAPYLIPVTVRAMAAHLGLDEDETATAIAANTARAFGY; this is translated from the coding sequence ATGGCCAAGAAGGACGACGACCGGTCGACCCCGCCGCCGCTGCCGGAACCCCTGGCCGTGTCGGTGGCCGACTCGCACACCCACCTGGACATGCAGTCCGGCACCCCCGCCGAGGGCCTGGCCAAGGCCGCCTCGGTCGGGGTGACCACGGTCGTCCAGGTGGGCTGTGACGTGCGCGGCTCGCGCTGGGCGGCGGAACTCGCCGCCGAGTTCGAGGCCGTGCACGCGGCCGTCGCCCTGCACCCCAACGAGGCGCCACGGATCTTCCTCGGCGACCCCGACGGCTGGTCCGGGCAGCACCGCTCACCCGGCGGGGCGAAGGCCCTCGACGAGGCGCTCGCCGAGATCGACGCGCTGGCCGCCCTTCCGCAGGTGAAGGCGGTCGGCGAGACCGGGCTGGACTACTTCCGCACCGGGCCCGAGGGCGTGGACATCCAGAAGGAGTCCTTCCGCCGGCACATCGAGATCGCCAAGCGGCACGGCAAGGCCCTGGTGATCCACGACCGGGACGCCCACGAGGACGTCATCGCCCTGCTGCTGGAGGAGGGCGCGCCCGAGCGGACGGTCTTCCACTGCTACTCCGGCGACGCCGCGATGGCCAAGGTCTGCGCCGAGCACGGCTGGTACCTCTCCTTCGCCGGCCCGGTCACCTACAAGGCCAACCACGCCCTGCGCGAGGCCCTGTCGGCCACCCCGCTCGACCGCGTCCTGGTCGAGACCGACGCCCCCTTCCTCACCCCGCACCCGTTCCGCGGCCGCCCCAACGCCCCGTACCTCATCCCGGTCACCGTCCGCGCCATGGCCGCCCACCTCGGCCTCGACGAGGACGAGACGGCCACCGCCATCGCCGCCAACACGGCCAGGGCCTTCGGGTACTGA
- the rsmA gene encoding 16S rRNA (adenine(1518)-N(6)/adenine(1519)-N(6))-dimethyltransferase RsmA, which translates to MSSTDPTPQSDSHLLGAADIRELAAAFGVKPTKQRGQNFVIDGNTVRRIVRAGGVTAEDSVVEVGPGLGSLTLALLEVAAHVTAVEIDPLLARHLPTTVASRMPEKAKDFDLVLSDAMEVTELPGPAPTALVANLPYNVAVPVLLHMLQTFPSIERTLVMVQSEVADRLAAKPGNKVYGVPSVKANWYAEVKRAGAIGRNVFWPAPNVDSGLVSLIRRDPPKTAASRAEVFAVVDAAFAQRRKTLRAALAGWAGSPAAAEEALHAAGIDHKLRGEMLTVEQFAAIAEHKPEAAR; encoded by the coding sequence GTGAGCAGCACCGATCCCACGCCGCAGTCCGACAGTCACCTGCTGGGCGCCGCCGACATCCGTGAACTGGCCGCCGCGTTCGGGGTGAAGCCGACCAAGCAGCGCGGGCAGAACTTCGTCATCGACGGCAACACCGTGCGGCGGATCGTCCGCGCGGGCGGGGTGACCGCCGAGGACAGCGTGGTGGAAGTCGGCCCGGGGCTGGGTTCGCTGACCCTGGCGCTGCTGGAGGTGGCCGCGCACGTCACCGCCGTGGAGATCGACCCGCTGCTCGCCCGGCACCTCCCCACCACCGTCGCCTCCCGGATGCCGGAGAAGGCGAAGGACTTCGACCTCGTGCTGAGCGACGCGATGGAGGTCACCGAGCTGCCCGGCCCGGCGCCCACCGCGCTGGTCGCCAACCTCCCGTACAACGTGGCCGTGCCGGTGCTGCTGCACATGCTGCAGACCTTCCCGAGCATCGAGCGCACCCTGGTGATGGTGCAGAGCGAGGTCGCCGACCGGCTCGCCGCCAAGCCCGGCAACAAGGTGTACGGCGTCCCCTCGGTGAAGGCCAACTGGTACGCCGAGGTGAAGCGCGCCGGTGCCATCGGCCGCAACGTCTTCTGGCCGGCGCCGAACGTGGACTCCGGCCTGGTCTCGCTGATCCGCCGGGACCCGCCGAAGACCGCCGCCTCCCGCGCGGAGGTGTTCGCCGTGGTGGACGCCGCCTTCGCCCAGCGCCGCAAGACCCTGCGCGCCGCGCTCGCCGGCTGGGCCGGCTCCCCGGCCGCCGCCGAGGAGGCGCTGCACGCCGCGGGCATCGACCACAAGCTGCGCGGCGAGATGCTCACCGTCGAGCAGTTCGCCGCCATCGCCGAGCACAAGCCCGAGGCCGCCCGATGA